One genomic region from Bacillus sp. SLBN-46 encodes:
- the argF gene encoding ornithine carbamoyltransferase has translation MLVTVPQLHGRSFLAEKDFTKEEFVYLIDLAFKLKDEKKHGIPHRHLEGKNIALLFEKPSTRTRCAFTVACVDLGAHPEYLGKDDIQLGKKESIEDTAKVLGRMFDGIEFRGFDHKKVEMLAEHSGVPVWNGLTDRWHPTQTLADFLTVKENFGRLEGIKFVYVGDGRNNVANSLLVGGALVGMDVRICTPESLFPEPEVIELAQKFAEESGGRVTVTSNVEEGVAGADAIYTDVWVSMGEEDKFTERIALLSPYQVTMDMIKKTGNDKVIFLHCLPAFHDLETSYGKDIYEKHGMPEMEVTDEVFRSEHSKVFDQAENRMHTIKAVMAATLGHLE, from the coding sequence ATGTTAGTAACTGTCCCACAATTACATGGAAGAAGCTTTCTTGCAGAAAAGGATTTTACAAAAGAAGAGTTTGTTTATCTCATTGATTTGGCTTTCAAACTAAAGGATGAGAAAAAGCATGGCATTCCCCACCGCCACCTAGAAGGAAAAAACATCGCGCTACTTTTTGAAAAACCGTCTACTCGTACCCGTTGTGCCTTCACAGTAGCCTGCGTGGACCTTGGTGCCCATCCTGAATATCTAGGAAAAGATGATATCCAGCTGGGTAAAAAAGAATCAATTGAAGATACTGCAAAAGTGTTGGGCAGGATGTTTGACGGCATTGAGTTCCGTGGCTTTGATCATAAAAAGGTAGAGATGTTAGCAGAGCATTCCGGTGTGCCTGTCTGGAATGGGTTAACGGATCGCTGGCATCCAACGCAAACACTTGCTGACTTTTTAACAGTAAAAGAAAACTTTGGCCGCTTAGAAGGAATTAAATTCGTGTATGTTGGTGACGGTAGAAATAATGTGGCCAACAGTTTGCTCGTTGGGGGTGCACTTGTAGGAATGGATGTGCGCATCTGCACACCTGAATCGTTGTTCCCAGAACCTGAGGTCATTGAACTGGCTCAAAAATTCGCTGAAGAGTCAGGTGGTCGAGTAACGGTCACGAGCAATGTAGAAGAAGGAGTGGCGGGTGCTGACGCCATCTATACAGATGTTTGGGTTTCCATGGGGGAAGAAGATAAATTTACTGAACGGATTGCTCTACTGTCGCCTTATCAAGTAACAATGGACATGATTAAGAAAACAGGCAATGACAAAGTGATTTTCCTACACTGCCTCCCTGCCTTCCACGATCTTGAAACCAGTTATGGCAAGGATATTTACGAGAAACATGGAATGCCAGAAATGGAAGTGACTGATGAAGTCTTCCGCAGCGAGCATTCCAAAGTATTCGACCAAGCGGAAAACAGAATGCACACCATCAAGGCGGTAATGGCTGCGACACTTGGACATTTAGAATAA
- a CDS encoding M20 family metallopeptidase — protein sequence MNQISEQLISELQKIEGKFHHALKQLVDIPSVISEQEDGFPFGKNIDLALKKTVEICEELGFRTYVDPKGYYGYAEIGDSEEMIGVLGHLDVVPAGKLEDWHTPPFDATIIEGKMYGRGTQDDKGPTLAALFATKALMNLDVSFNKRIRFIFGTDEETLWRCMNRYCELEEIPSMGFTPDSTFPLVYAEKGLLQFHLEGNNETNLRLQAGNAFNAVPDTARYAGEKLEELRSVLEELEFDYEVAEGSIVVLGKAVHAQVAEKGINAISRLLLGLKKIGVTSKTIEFINGLIKEDPFATSIFGNCEDEPSGKLKFNVGKIELTEEIERLSIDIRIPVTAAKQEIVNQVSQAAKEYGLTYKEFDYLKSIYLPKDSLLIKTLMNVYQEVTGDTVSEPISSGGATYARAMENFVAYGAIFPKQAKTEHQPNEHIELDKMFTAMLIYAKAIYELTR from the coding sequence ATGAATCAGATCTCCGAACAACTCATTTCTGAGCTGCAAAAGATAGAAGGTAAGTTTCACCATGCATTAAAGCAGCTGGTTGATATCCCTAGTGTAATCAGTGAACAGGAGGATGGTTTTCCTTTTGGAAAAAATATTGATTTAGCTTTGAAAAAGACAGTAGAAATCTGTGAAGAGCTTGGATTCCGGACGTATGTTGATCCGAAAGGTTATTACGGGTACGCCGAAATTGGTGACAGTGAAGAAATGATTGGCGTTCTCGGCCATCTGGATGTGGTACCCGCTGGCAAGCTGGAAGATTGGCATACTCCTCCCTTCGATGCAACCATCATAGAAGGCAAAATGTACGGCAGAGGAACACAGGATGATAAAGGACCGACACTGGCTGCCCTTTTTGCCACGAAAGCGTTAATGAATCTCGATGTTTCTTTTAACAAAAGAATTCGGTTTATCTTCGGGACAGATGAAGAAACACTATGGCGCTGCATGAACCGTTATTGTGAGCTCGAGGAAATTCCCAGCATGGGCTTTACTCCCGACTCTACCTTTCCGTTGGTTTACGCCGAGAAGGGCTTGCTGCAGTTTCATTTAGAAGGAAATAACGAAACCAACCTCCGATTACAAGCGGGCAATGCCTTTAATGCGGTGCCTGACACCGCAAGATATGCCGGAGAAAAGCTAGAGGAATTACGATCTGTTCTTGAGGAATTAGAGTTTGATTACGAAGTGGCTGAAGGTAGTATCGTGGTCCTTGGAAAGGCCGTTCATGCCCAAGTTGCGGAAAAAGGAATCAATGCAATTAGCAGGCTATTGCTGGGGTTGAAAAAGATTGGCGTCACCTCAAAAACAATTGAGTTTATTAACGGCCTAATTAAAGAAGATCCGTTTGCAACCAGCATTTTTGGTAACTGTGAAGATGAGCCATCAGGTAAGTTAAAGTTCAATGTCGGGAAAATAGAGTTAACGGAGGAAATTGAGCGGTTATCCATTGATATTCGGATTCCAGTGACCGCCGCTAAACAAGAAATCGTGAACCAGGTCTCACAAGCTGCAAAGGAATATGGATTAACCTACAAAGAATTTGACTATCTAAAATCGATTTATTTACCAAAGGATTCATTGCTAATCAAAACCTTAATGAACGTTTACCAGGAAGTAACCGGGGATACCGTTTCCGAACCGATTTCTTCTGGTGGTGCCACCTATGCTAGAGCCATGGAAAACTTCGTGGCCTATGGAGCGATTTTTCCAAAGCAAGCCAAAACCGAGCATCAGCCGAATGAACATATTGAATTAGACAAAATGTTTACAGCGATGTTGATTTACGCAAAAGCCATCTACGAATTAACTCGATAG